AAAAGGACCGGGATGCCGCTGCCGCAACATTTTCCTCGGACCAGGTTATTCGGACGTCGATCTCTCGCTGGCGAAGAGCTTCCTCTTGCCCAGCATGCCGGTGCTGGGAGAACAGGCAAGATTGGTATTCAGAGGAGATTTCTTCAACGCCTTCAATATCCTGAATCTGTCGAACTTTGGAGTGGCATTGGCGCCGACGGACATTCTGAATACAGGTCAGTTCGGCAAGGCTCAAACGGCTTATGAGGGCCGTGTGATTCAATTGCAGGCTCGGTTCCAGTTCTAAAGCGTTCCACTCGAATAAGGCGGCGCCCATAGTCGCCGCCTTTACTTCCATTCATGAACAGGCACGTCGCTACGAAGCTCATTTTTTTTCTATTACTAACCTTTGCGGTTGACGTCGCCGGGCAAACGCCGACTTCGACTCCCGCGAACGAAGTTGTGCGTGTGGATCTCTCAGCTCCCACCACTCCCTTTCCGCATTTCTGGGAGCAGATGTTCGGATCGGGACGCGCGAATCTTACGCTGCGTGATTCCTATCGTCGCGATCTGGACTGGACGCGCGAGATCACGGCACTCAAGTATGTCCGGTTCCATGCCATTTTTCACGATGAGAATGGCGTGTATGACGAAGATGCGCAGGGTAATCCGATCTACAACTTCTCTTATGTTGATCAGATCTATGACGGGCTGCTGGCGCATGGAGTGAAGCCGTTTGTCGAGCTCGGCTTTATGCCGAAGAAATTGGCGGCAAATCCTGTCCTGCACGCCTTCTGGTATAAGCCCTCTCCCGCGCCTCCGAAGGATTATTCGAAATGGGACGCGCTGATAACGGCTTTCGTGCAGCACCTGGTCGAACGCTACGGACTTGATGAAGTAGCGCAGTGGTACTTCGAAGTCTGGAACGAGCCCAACATCGATTTCTGGTCAGGAGAGCCGAAGCAGGCGACATACTTCGAGCTGTACGATCACACTGCGCGCGCGGTAAAGGCGGTGAATCCGCGATTGCGGATCGGCGGTCCGGCAACGGCGCAGGCGGCGTGGGCTGAGCCTTTTATTCAGCACGTCGCACAAAATAATGTCCCTGCTGATTTCTTCTCTACGCACGTTTATGCCAACGATCGCTCGGAAGACGTTTTTGCTACCCACGAGACGATTGGGCGCGACCAGATGGTTTGTCGTGCGGTGAAGAAGGTGCACGATCAGATCAAAGCCTCGGCGCGGCCGAGCCTGCCTTTGATCTGGAGCGAATACAACGCCAGCTACAAGAATGAGCCTGAGATCACCGATCAGGTATTCATGGCTCCGTGGCTGGCCGATACCATTCGCCAGTGCGATGGACTGGTTGACATCATGTCGTACTGGACCTTCTCTGATGTCTTCGAGGAGCAAGGAGTAGTGAAGACGCCTTTCTACGGTGGTTTCGGAATCATCGCTGCCGGAGGCTTGCCGAAGCCCGCTTTTAATGCATTCAAGGTCTTGCACTGGCTTGGTGAACAACGCCTGGCGGTGGATTCCAATATGGCACTCGCGACTTTGAAAGCAGGATCGCCGGTGCTGGCGGCGTGGAATCTGGTCTTGCCTGGAGCTACAGGCGCGGCAAAGACCGTGACCTTTCAGTTCTCTGGACTCAGTGGGCAGCACATCGCGATGATCCATCGCGTGGATTCTACGCATGGATCCTTGCTGGATGCGTACGCCCAGATGGGCAGTCCCAAGTATCCGACGCGTTCTCAGATCGTAACGCTGCAGCGGGCAGCAGCGCTGCCTGAGCCGGAGCGCCGGCAGATCGCGGACAATCAACTGACGTTAGAGTTGCCGGCGCAGAGTTTGATTGTGGTGGAGGTAAAGTAGTCATCGGAAGTTGAGACCACTGTGGCACAGCCGCCCTCGGCTGTGTGGGTTTGTGCCCTCAACGCTTCTTTCTTTTTACTCTCGTTGCTCGATTAAGCGCGGTCAGTAATCGTCGTGCATTCTTGTCTGAGCGAAGCAGGTGCAAGGTTTCAAGAAGGCCTGAGAGGTCCTTTGCAGGTAACAGAGCCACGTCTTTCGTGCCTCGATGCTTCACGATCACGATCCTCTGGCCGCTGCCCACCAAGTCAAGAAAGGATGCGAGATGTGTCCGTAGCTTCGTGTATGTTGTCGTTATAGCCATACCTTACTAAGAGCACAGCCGAGGGCGGCTGTGCCACACTTCCAGAGAAAAGCTTTTTCTAAAGAGAAGCCTCTTTAAATCCTACCGCTTTCATCGCCCTAACAATCTCCTCATTGCGCATGAATACCCTCCACACGCCTTCATTGCGAAGATTCTCAGCCATCAGCAACATGATTCCCTGATCGATGCCGAGAATCTCCGGATCG
This Acidobacteriota bacterium DNA region includes the following protein-coding sequences:
- a CDS encoding prevent-host-death protein codes for the protein MAITTTYTKLRTHLASFLDLVGSGQRIVIVKHRGTKDVALLPAKDLSGLLETLHLLRSDKNARRLLTALNRATRVKRKKR
- a CDS encoding glycosyl hydrolase family 39, translating into MNRHVATKLIFFLLLTFAVDVAGQTPTSTPANEVVRVDLSAPTTPFPHFWEQMFGSGRANLTLRDSYRRDLDWTREITALKYVRFHAIFHDENGVYDEDAQGNPIYNFSYVDQIYDGLLAHGVKPFVELGFMPKKLAANPVLHAFWYKPSPAPPKDYSKWDALITAFVQHLVERYGLDEVAQWYFEVWNEPNIDFWSGEPKQATYFELYDHTARAVKAVNPRLRIGGPATAQAAWAEPFIQHVAQNNVPADFFSTHVYANDRSEDVFATHETIGRDQMVCRAVKKVHDQIKASARPSLPLIWSEYNASYKNEPEITDQVFMAPWLADTIRQCDGLVDIMSYWTFSDVFEEQGVVKTPFYGGFGIIAAGGLPKPAFNAFKVLHWLGEQRLAVDSNMALATLKAGSPVLAAWNLVLPGATGAAKTVTFQFSGLSGQHIAMIHRVDSTHGSLLDAYAQMGSPKYPTRSQIVTLQRAAALPEPERRQIADNQLTLELPAQSLIVVEVK